The following coding sequences lie in one Myxococcota bacterium genomic window:
- a CDS encoding helix-turn-helix domain-containing protein encodes MANRHTQTCAIAGALNVLGDHWTLLLVREAFYGTTRFSEFQRNTGIAKTLLSDRLAFLEEEGIFEREDVGERGTRYAYTLTEKGRALETVLVALAQWSNAHVFGKGNEPVVLVNRATGRAVPELRLRNRRGDPLAPDQLAFRAGPGASAATRKRMETIE; translated from the coding sequence GTGGCGAACCGACACACCCAGACCTGCGCGATCGCAGGAGCGCTCAATGTGCTCGGCGACCACTGGACGCTCCTCCTGGTGCGCGAGGCCTTCTACGGCACCACGCGCTTCAGTGAGTTCCAGCGCAACACGGGCATCGCGAAGACTCTGCTCAGCGACCGACTCGCCTTCCTGGAAGAGGAGGGGATCTTCGAACGGGAGGACGTCGGCGAGCGGGGCACCCGCTACGCCTACACCCTCACCGAGAAGGGACGCGCCCTCGAAACGGTCCTCGTCGCATTGGCGCAATGGTCGAACGCGCACGTGTTCGGCAAGGGAAACGAACCGGTCGTGCTGGTGAACCGGGCCACGGGGCGCGCCGTCCCCGAGCTGCGCCTGCGCAACCGCCGGGGCGACCCACTCGCACCCGATCAACTCGCCTTCCGAGCCGGTCCCGGAGCCAGTGCCGCCACCCGCAAACGGATGGAAACCATCGAGTAG
- a CDS encoding sigma 54-interacting transcriptional regulator, whose translation MPVDKNDFFREMTLRICGTLDIDQALADALDYLAKHIPADTMGLGYSDVAAARIHVLARVAREGGRYIWPEDAPEISLAGGSLDYVRDGADRPALLVVNRPDDQPEELIRIFPQLISSSAMFLRLDMSGEEVGAVLISAEGPDRFTDRHAELLESVREPLTIAMINARRYRELVRVKDLLADDHRALSADMKLARGVEVVGADFGLRHVMEQVRRIAPSNSPALLLGETGTGKEVVANAIHMASPRSGAPMVSLQCGAVPETLLDSELFGHERGAFTGASERKRGRFERADGGTLFLDEVGELSQEAQVKLLRVLQERRFERVGGTRPIEVDVRVIAATHRDLRAMVEAGTFREDLWYRLNVLPIQIPPLRLRRDDVPSLIRYFVDRKAREMNLPRAPRIRSEDLERLRAYDWPGNVRELQNIVERALILSHGDTLEFPELRETRAQCGGPAAESSWAIQTLDDAMADHIRAVLERVGWRVSGPGGAAELLGMNPSTLRFRMKKLGVLRGSPLAP comes from the coding sequence ATGCCGGTCGACAAGAATGACTTCTTTCGCGAGATGACCCTTCGGATCTGCGGGACGCTCGACATCGATCAGGCATTGGCGGATGCCCTCGACTACCTGGCGAAGCACATCCCCGCCGACACCATGGGCCTCGGCTACTCGGACGTAGCGGCAGCGCGAATCCACGTCCTCGCCCGCGTGGCGCGCGAAGGTGGGCGATACATCTGGCCGGAGGACGCCCCCGAGATCTCGCTCGCCGGGGGATCGCTCGACTACGTCCGCGACGGTGCCGACCGGCCGGCGCTCCTGGTGGTGAATCGGCCCGACGACCAACCCGAGGAGCTGATCCGGATCTTTCCGCAGCTGATCTCCAGTTCCGCGATGTTTCTCCGGCTGGACATGAGCGGCGAAGAGGTGGGGGCCGTCCTGATCTCTGCAGAAGGGCCCGATCGTTTCACCGATCGGCATGCGGAGCTACTCGAGTCGGTTCGGGAGCCGCTCACGATCGCGATGATCAACGCGCGTCGCTATCGCGAGCTCGTGCGCGTGAAGGATCTCCTGGCGGACGACCACCGCGCGCTCTCCGCGGACATGAAACTCGCGCGCGGGGTCGAGGTGGTGGGCGCCGACTTCGGTCTGCGCCACGTGATGGAGCAGGTGCGTCGGATCGCGCCGTCGAACAGCCCCGCGCTGCTCCTCGGAGAGACGGGTACCGGCAAGGAAGTCGTCGCGAACGCGATCCACATGGCCTCGCCCCGCAGCGGAGCTCCGATGGTGTCGCTCCAATGTGGGGCGGTTCCCGAGACTCTTCTCGATAGCGAGCTCTTCGGCCACGAGCGTGGTGCGTTCACCGGAGCCTCCGAGCGGAAGCGGGGACGCTTCGAGCGCGCTGACGGCGGGACGTTGTTCCTCGACGAGGTCGGCGAGCTCAGCCAAGAGGCCCAGGTGAAGCTGTTGCGCGTCCTGCAAGAGCGCCGCTTCGAGCGGGTGGGTGGCACCCGGCCGATCGAAGTCGATGTGCGCGTGATCGCCGCGACCCACCGAGACCTCCGCGCGATGGTGGAAGCAGGGACGTTCCGAGAGGATCTCTGGTATCGCCTCAACGTCCTCCCCATCCAGATTCCGCCGCTCCGTCTGCGGCGCGACGACGTCCCCTCGCTGATCCGGTACTTCGTCGACCGGAAAGCGAGGGAGATGAACCTGCCCCGAGCACCCCGTATCCGCAGTGAAGATCTCGAGCGGCTCCGCGCCTACGACTGGCCCGGCAACGTGCGCGAGCTCCAGAACATCGTCGAGCGTGCACTCATTCTCTCGCACGGAGACACGCTCGAGTTTCCGGAGCTTCGCGAAACTCGCGCACAGTGCGGTGGACCGGCCGCTGAGTCGAGCTGGGCGATCCAGACCCTCGACGACGCGATGGCCGATCACATTCGCGCCGTGCTCGAGCGCGTGGGGTGGCGCGTGTCCGGGCCCGGCGGAGCGGCCGAACTCCTGGGGATGAACCCCAGCACGCTGCGCTTCCGCATGAAGAAGCTCGGTGTCCTGCGCGGAAGTCCGTTGGCACCGTGA